The following coding sequences lie in one Bacteroidota bacterium genomic window:
- a CDS encoding PIN domain-containing protein, with translation MSKLLIDTIIVIDLLAKRGEFYDSAAKIFSLADKHKLKLTVSSLTFANTNYILSKMKSADGARDILRKFKILVRILSLDDKVVDLALNDEGFKDFEDGIQYYTALENNQDIIITRSLKDFKNSKIPVMTAEQYLTSID, from the coding sequence ATGAGTAAATTACTAATTGACACAATTATTGTTATTGATCTTTTAGCAAAAAGAGGTGAGTTTTACGACAGCGCTGCTAAAATTTTCTCTCTTGCAGATAAACATAAATTAAAATTAACAGTCAGCTCTCTTACTTTTGCGAATACAAATTATATTCTCTCGAAAATGAAATCCGCAGATGGTGCAAGAGATATTCTAAGAAAATTTAAAATTCTTGTTCGAATATTGTCACTTGACGATAAGGTTGTTGACTTAGCATTAAATGATGAAGGGTTTAAAGATTTTGAAGATGGTATACAGTACTATACTGCTCTCGAGAATAATCAAGATATTATTATTACAAGGAGTTTAAAAGATTTTAAAAATTCAAAAATTCCTGTAATGACCGCTGAACAATATTTAACATCTATTGACTAA
- a CDS encoding DUF6364 family protein, producing MDTKLTLSVDKEIIEKAKEYAKSQKVSLSKIIESYLSALTSHRSKEIEITPFVESLSGVIKLDKNFDYKKDYTDFLIEKYK from the coding sequence ATGGATACAAAATTGACTTTAAGTGTTGACAAAGAAATAATTGAAAAGGCAAAAGAATATGCAAAATCTCAAAAAGTAAGCCTCTCAAAAATTATTGAATCTTATTTGTCTGCATTAACATCACATAGATCGAAAGAAATAGAAATTACTCCTTTTGTTGAGAGTTTAAGTGGTGTCATTAAACTTGACAAAAACTTTGACTACAAAAAAGACTATACTGACTTTTTAATAGAAAAATACAAATGA
- a CDS encoding NCS2 family permease yields MLNSFFEIEKRQSSYKKEIIGGATTFLTMAYIIFVNPGILGDAGMDRGALITVTIAASVIGTLLAGIWARVPYAMAPGMGLNAFFTYTLVIGNGVSWETALGVVFISGLIFLLLTITGIRTKIIHTIPVSLRLAVGAGIGLFISFIGFKNMGLVVDNPDTLVGLGKFTPTLLIGITGLIITAVLEVRKVKGGIFYGIIITTLIALAAGQIQAPESFVSLPPSIEPLLFKLDIMSALSYSLIGAIFSFMFVDLFDSVGTIVACSYEAGFIDKDGKVEHVDKILEADAVASVTGALLGTSTTTTYIESASGIANGARTGFASVVTAGLFILALFFAPLIGIVPAYATAPALIIVGVYMFKHIREINFGDFTEAIPAFFTIILMPLTFSISIGLSFGFISYALLKLSVGKANEVSWLMWIIAALSILNLYLSV; encoded by the coding sequence ATGCTAAACAGTTTCTTTGAAATAGAAAAACGCCAATCATCTTATAAAAAAGAAATTATTGGTGGGGCAACAACTTTCCTGACTATGGCTTACATAATATTTGTAAACCCGGGTATTTTAGGCGATGCCGGAATGGATAGAGGTGCGTTAATCACAGTAACTATTGCTGCATCTGTAATTGGTACATTATTAGCCGGTATTTGGGCCAGAGTTCCTTACGCTATGGCTCCCGGAATGGGATTAAACGCTTTTTTCACATATACTTTGGTTATTGGAAACGGTGTGAGCTGGGAAACAGCTTTAGGAGTTGTGTTTATTTCAGGGCTAATATTTCTTTTATTAACTATCACCGGAATCAGAACCAAAATAATCCATACAATACCCGTCTCTTTGCGTTTAGCAGTAGGAGCAGGTATTGGGTTATTTATATCCTTTATCGGGTTCAAAAACATGGGACTTGTTGTAGATAATCCTGATACTTTGGTTGGATTAGGAAAATTCACTCCTACCCTTTTAATTGGAATTACAGGTTTAATTATCACTGCTGTTCTTGAAGTGAGAAAAGTTAAAGGAGGAATTTTCTACGGTATAATTATTACAACTTTAATTGCATTGGCAGCTGGTCAGATTCAGGCTCCCGAATCATTTGTATCGCTCCCGCCTTCTATAGAACCATTATTATTTAAACTCGATATTATGTCGGCATTGAGTTATAGTTTGATCGGTGCGATATTCTCCTTTATGTTTGTTGACTTATTCGATTCTGTAGGAACAATTGTAGCCTGCTCTTACGAAGCCGGTTTTATTGACAAGGATGGAAAAGTTGAGCATGTTGACAAAATTCTTGAAGCCGATGCGGTTGCTTCTGTAACCGGAGCTTTATTAGGTACAAGTACAACTACTACATATATTGAGTCTGCCTCGGGTATAGCGAATGGTGCAAGAACAGGTTTTGCTTCTGTAGTAACTGCAGGATTATTTATACTTGCTTTATTCTTTGCTCCTCTTATTGGAATAGTGCCGGCTTACGCTACTGCTCCCGCATTAATTATTGTTGGAGTTTATATGTTTAAACACATCAGAGAGATTAACTTCGGCGATTTCACAGAAGCTATTCCGGCATTCTTTACAATTATATTAATGCCCCTGACTTTTAGTATATCAATAGGTCTGTCGTTCGGATTTATTTCATACGCATTGCTTAAACTTTCTGTTGGAAAAGCAAATGAAGTATCTTGGTTAATGTGGATTATTGCTGCCTTATCAATTTTAAACTTATACTTATCAGTATAA